The genome window GAAACTGCCAAAGCAGTAATTAAAATTGAAAGTCTAGGAGCTGTAAGCATGGGTCTGTAGGCAACCCTTTGTATAAAAACACCTAATAATCCTACAATTATCATCGTAATAATCATAGCAACCATAATGCCAAGCCAAGCATTACCAATTACAGTAGTCCCTAAAAAAGTTAAAATTGTCAAGCCTACAAAAGCTCCAACCATGTATATATCAGCATGGGCGAAGTTTAATAATTTTATAATTCCATAAACCATTGAATAACCAAGCGCTACAAGACCATAAAAAGAACCTAAAAGGAGGCCATTAAATAGCTGCTGAAGAAATATTTCCTGAAAAGACATACCCTCACCCTTTCTCTAGTTGAAGTAGAAGGTGCAGGTCAAGTAGATACTTGACCTGCACTAATTAGATATTCACTATTATTCTCCTAATATCCATTTGCCACCTTCAGCCTCTAAGATAACAAAGTTACTTGTAACTAATGTCTTCTCAGGTGTAAAGCTAACTGGACCTGCAAGGGTTGGAAACTGATCTGTTGCATCTAAAGCCTCACGTATAGCATCAGGATCAAAGCTTCCTGCTTTCTCAATTGCATCTGCTAATAGACGCATTCCATCATAAGAAAGTCCTGCATATGGACCAGGTTGTGTGTTATATCTACCAACATATTCATCAATAAAACCTTGTGCTTCTGGCAAAAAGTCAACAACTGGAGGTGCTGTGCAAAAAACACCTTCGGATGCTTGGCCAGCGAGCTCTAATAATTGAACTGAACTAGAACCATCACTTACTATAATATCTCCCTGGTACCCGCCTTGACGTAGCTGTCTAATTAGAGGAGCACCTTCTGCATGGTATGCTGTCCAATAAACACCATCTGGATTTTCAGATCTGATCTTTGTAACAAGAGCTGAGAAATCCTGCTCTCCTCTGTTAATAACATCATAAGTAGCTACCGTTTTACCCTTTTCTTCCCATGCTTGTTTTGTCAAATCTGCCAGGTCAGCTGAGAAACCGTCTCCCATATGAACTAGTGAAATTGTTTCTGCTCCTAGGTGCTCAAACCACTCTACCGCTTTGGCAGCCTGGTGAAAACCAGTACCATTTATCTGGAATGCCCAGCCAGGGTTTTCCTCTGCTATAATTGTAGAGTTAGCTGCTGGTACAACCATTGGTATTTTTGCATCTCCATAGATCTTTAGTGTAGGAAGGGTTGGCCCTGAGCAGTATCCACCTACAACAGCAACAACCTCCTCAGATACTAGCTTACTTGCAGCTGCAACTGACATCTGTGGATCACAGCCGTCATCCCCTATTGTAAGCTTAATCTCCTTACCAAGTATTCCTCCTGCTGCATTTATTTCATCTGCAGCAATTTTAATAGCATCGGCCATATCCTGACCATAAGTAGCCTCACCACCTGTTGTTGGAACCATAATTCCTATTAGAACTTCTCCTTCAAATTCTTGTTCTTCGACAACTGGATCTGGTTCATCTACTGGTGGCTCTTCCCCATTTTGAGCACATCCCACAACGGCAAAAGCCAGCATTGCAATAACAAGTAACAGTACCCATTGTTTTTTAATTCTCACTAACACAACCTCCTCTTTGTTGTTTGATCTATCCTTAACTCCCTGTAATCCTAAAACCTTCTGGTAGGGGATCATCGGGATCAAGAATCCACTTGTTAAAACCCATAATTTGTGCTGTTCCACTTACTTCGGGTATTACTGCATCTAGAGTTTCTACCTTTGCAAAATCTGTTATCCATCCTTCAAATACTGTATCAATAATACTCTTATTAGTTAAAACCATTCCTTTCTGCAATAGACCCTTTCTATGTAAGAGAGCTACCCTTGCAGATGTGCCTGTACCTGTAGGAGATCTATCTATCTGAGCATCGGCAAAAATTGTAACGTTTTTGGAAACCAGGTTTCCTGAAGAATCATTTGTTACCTCATCAGTAATAATTGTTCCATAGATACCATGAAGTTCAGCCTCTATTGGATGAACTATTGCCATTTGATCCATAACTTTATATTTAATTTCCATCCCCAGCTTAACAAGCCTTTCAGAGTCTTCAGGGACTACCCTAACCCCTAACTTTTCAGCATCCACAAAAACATAGAAAGCTCCACCAAAGGCAATGTCTACACTTACATCTCCTATACCATCAACAGGTACTAGTATATTCTCAGCATATACAAAGGATGGTACATTATGAAAACTAACCTTATCAACTTTATTTCCTTTCATATGAGCAAAGGATGTAATCCTACCTGCTGGAGAGTCTATCTTAATGGTTAGTTTTTCTTCATTGCGCGCTTCTACCATTCCAGTTTCTATTGCAACCTTAGTTACTGCAATTATGCCATGCCCACACATGGTGCTATATCCTTCATTATGCATAAATAAAACTCCAAAATCACCATCTTCAGTAGTGGGAGGAGTAACTAAACATCCATACATACCACTATGCCCTCTAGGCTCAAGCATTAGAAATTTACGTAAATGGTCATAACTTTCACTTAAAGATTGTCTTTTTTCCAAAATAGTTTTTCCTGGAATGGGAGGATACCCAGAAGTAATTATTCGTAATGGTTCGCCTCCAGCATGTGCATCAATAGTACTAATAATTCTGGAAAACTCCATAATGTCATCCCCTTATCTAGCTTCATTTAGTATACCTATATATTATTATACAACCTGATTCTTTAATTTCATAGAACCAATTCTTGTCCTAATCCTTTCTCTATTGCCTTCTCATATACTACCTGAGAGACTATTAGATCAAAAAGTGCCATGCCAACAGATTTTAAGAAGGTGGTTTTCTTTCTCACAATATCTTTGCCTTCTTCTGGAGACAACATAAAACTTCCCAGTGTTTGGATTTGCTCTTGTGAAATCCACTGTTGTTCTAGCGGATATAGTACATCCCCAGATTCTTTTCTGGCATGTTCAGTATCAATATAAACCTTATCAATTAACTCATATAAAGCCTGAGGAAACTCTCTCATATTTGGCTTAAATGAACCAATGCCTACAAAATGTTTACCCTCCAGCAAGCTTTTATCTTCAGGTAAAACAGGGTTCAGAGAAGTAGTGGTTGTAATGACTATTTCTGAAGTCTCTAGTAACTCTTCCACACTAGTCGCTACATATACGTCAATATCTGGAAGATTATTTCTTACTCTTTCCTGAAGGCTTTTGCTAGATTCTTGATTAATATCAAATATATAAACAGTTGATAGTTTTCTGACTACTGATGTAGACATAATCTGATAGAAAGCTTGAACCCCAGCACCTATAATGCCAACTCTGGATGCATTTTGGGGAGCGAGATGCTTCACTCCTACCCCACCTACTGCCCCAGTCCGCAGCGCAGTTAAAACTATTCCATTAATTAATGCCACTGGAGTGCCGTTGCTTAAATCATTTAATACTACAACAGCATTTATTACTGGTATATTTGTGCCTGTATTATCAGGATAAACAGTAATAAGTTTTGTCCCAAAATAATTTTTACCAGAACAAGGCATTATCAATGATGTATTTCGACCATGATCAATATGCATTCTATCTGGCATAGTAAATTCTTTTCTTTCATATATCAAAAAGCTCTCTTCAATTGCATGTACAACGTCACTATATGTGACGCTATTTAAAACATCCTTTTCTGATAGTAAAAGCATAGTCGTTATTTCCCTTCTGTTTATTAATATGAGAATATTCAAACTATATTCCGACTGCGTATTATTACTATTATAATTTCTAGTAACTATAAACGGATACAACTTTTGGATAGCCTCAAATTAGGTATGCGCTACACTACAAAGTTAATATTGACGTATTATTACTATTCTATAGATATATGGTTTTTCCTTTTTTCTTCTCTGCCTTTTCTATAGCTATGGTGAAAGACGATTGTAGCCAGTAAGGCTATTGAAGAATCTCTTGCAACATGATAAACACCAACTAACTCCTCATCCTTGAAGCCAAAACATCCACAGCCAAAGGGCAAAACCTGCCCATAATTAACTACCATTAATCCAAAAAAGGAAACTGACATTATAAACAAGATTCCACTACTATATAACACATACCAGTTCAATATTAGAGATAATGCTGCAAGTATTTGTATCCACGGAACTAGGATAGCTAGTATGAGGGCTAGTGTATTAGGAATGGCAAAATAGTTCTCAATAACTGCTTTAAAAAGCATTGGCTCAAATATTTTGCTGACCCCAGCATATAGGTAGATAAAACCTAAAATATACCTCAAGCTTTTAAGAACCATTACCATCACCTTTCTTCAAAAAACTCTTCGTATACTTCAGCATCTTCTGGTGAACCTGCCACTCCCCCAGT of Desulfitibacter sp. BRH_c19 contains these proteins:
- a CDS encoding proline racemase; protein product: MEFSRIISTIDAHAGGEPLRIITSGYPPIPGKTILEKRQSLSESYDHLRKFLMLEPRGHSGMYGCLVTPPTTEDGDFGVLFMHNEGYSTMCGHGIIAVTKVAIETGMVEARNEEKLTIKIDSPAGRITSFAHMKGNKVDKVSFHNVPSFVYAENILVPVDGIGDVSVDIAFGGAFYVFVDAEKLGVRVVPEDSERLVKLGMEIKYKVMDQMAIVHPIEAELHGIYGTIITDEVTNDSSGNLVSKNVTIFADAQIDRSPTGTGTSARVALLHRKGLLQKGMVLTNKSIIDTVFEGWITDFAKVETLDAVIPEVSGTAQIMGFNKWILDPDDPLPEGFRITGS
- a CDS encoding branched chain amino acid ABC transporter substrate-binding protein; translated protein: MKKQWVLLLVIAMLAFAVVGCAQNGEEPPVDEPDPVVEEQEFEGEVLIGIMVPTTGGEATYGQDMADAIKIAADEINAAGGILGKEIKLTIGDDGCDPQMSVAAASKLVSEEVVAVVGGYCSGPTLPTLKIYGDAKIPMVVPAANSTIIAEENPGWAFQINGTGFHQAAKAVEWFEHLGAETISLVHMGDGFSADLADLTKQAWEEKGKTVATYDVINRGEQDFSALVTKIRSENPDGVYWTAYHAEGAPLIRQLRQGGYQGDIIVSDGSSSVQLLELAGQASEGVFCTAPPVVDFLPEAQGFIDEYVGRYNTQPGPYAGLSYDGMRLLADAIEKAGSFDPDAIREALDATDQFPTLAGPVSFTPEKTLVTSNFVILEAEGGKWILGE